One genomic window of Deferribacterota bacterium includes the following:
- the hisE gene encoding phosphoribosyl-ATP diphosphatase: MMDLKIIEDLVNIIRDRKKNPTEKSYTYRLFSEGENKIVKKLGEEYVEFLRAYLKESDNRVVSEASDFLYHILVALEFRGVAFEDVLDELRMRHRRE; encoded by the coding sequence ATGATGGACCTTAAAATAATTGAGGATTTAGTTAATATCATACGGGATAGAAAGAAAAACCCAACGGAGAAATCTTATACATATAGACTATTTAGTGAAGGTGAAAACAAGATAGTTAAAAAATTAGGTGAGGAGTATGTCGAATTTTTAAGGGCCTATCTTAAGGAATCTGATAATAGAGTTGTTTCAGAGGCCTCAGATTTTTTATATCATATACTCGTTGCTCTTGAATTTAGAGGTGTGGCCTTTGAGGATGTTTTAGATGAATTGAGAATGAGGCATAGAAGAGAATAG
- the hisF gene encoding imidazole glycerol phosphate synthase subunit HisF: MLTKRIIPCLDIDKGRVVKGVRFKSLVDAGDPAEAAYLYYKQGADEIAFLDITATYENRDTILDVLTSTVKKVFIPIVVGGGVRSLEDIRKLLLAGADKVSINTAAVKNISFVNEAATKFGTSCIVVAIDAKKTSSEKWEVFTHGGRNPTGIDAIKWAQDLEKNGAGELLVTSMDRDGTKDGYDLELIRTISESVNIPVIASGGVGSLRHIYEGITEGKADAALAASIFHFKEYTVRDVKKYLYKIGVNVRLDDGP, translated from the coding sequence ATGCTAACTAAAAGAATAATACCATGCTTAGATATTGATAAAGGGCGTGTAGTAAAGGGTGTAAGGTTTAAATCCTTAGTAGATGCGGGTGATCCTGCAGAAGCAGCTTATCTTTACTACAAGCAAGGTGCAGATGAGATTGCTTTTCTTGATATAACAGCTACCTATGAAAATAGGGATACAATCTTAGATGTACTTACTTCTACTGTGAAAAAAGTTTTTATCCCTATAGTTGTTGGCGGAGGGGTAAGATCACTTGAGGATATAAGAAAGCTATTACTTGCAGGTGCAGATAAGGTCTCTATCAATACTGCTGCTGTTAAAAACATATCCTTTGTAAATGAGGCGGCAACTAAGTTTGGTACTTCTTGTATAGTTGTTGCAATTGATGCCAAGAAGACTAGTAGTGAGAAATGGGAAGTTTTTACTCATGGTGGGAGAAATCCTACAGGTATTGATGCCATTAAGTGGGCACAAGATTTAGAAAAAAATGGAGCTGGTGAGTTATTAGTTACAAGTATGGATAGAGATGGAACTAAAGACGGCTATGATTTAGAGCTTATAAGAACAATATCAGAGAGTGTAAATATACCTGTTATAGCCTCTGGAGGTGTTGGCTCTTTAAGGCATATCTATGAGGGGATAACAGAAGGTAAGGCTGATGCTGCACTGGCAGCCTCTATATTTCATTTTAAGGAATATACGGTAAGGGATGTAAAAAAATATTTATATAAAATAGGTGTAAATGTGAGGCTAGATGATGGACCTTAA